CAGGCAGATCAAATGGAGCGCGATTGGTTTCTGCAAATGCACAAATGATGAATATCAAACACCCAAGTGGCTGATAAAACGCATTCCATCTTCCACCCCATTGTTGTTCTGCAATTTCACGAACACTGAGTGTACCTGTCATCATTACCAGAGCGATAATTGCCAGACCCATTGCTATCTCATAGCTGATCATTTGGGATGATGCACGTAAGGCACCTAACAATGAGTATTTATTATTTGAAGCCCAGCCTCCGATCATAATTCCATATACTCCAATCGAAACGACACCGAATATGTAGAGAATACCAATGTTTACATCTGTTGCCTGCACAGGATAGAAATTTCCGCCGATAGACAATCCTTTTCCCCAGGGAATAACAGCACTTGTCATACAGGCAGTCAACATTGCCAGACTAGGACCAAGAATGAAAAGGAATTTACTCGAAACATTTGGAATGATCTCTTCTTTCATAAACATTTTCACACCGTCAGCTAATGGCTGCAGTATTCCGAATGGACCCGCGCGGTTTGGACCTAACCGATCCTGCATGAAAGCGGCAACCTTTCGCTCTGCATAAGTTGAATACATGGCCACCAGCAACGAAATCAAAAAGACTGATACGATGATGATGATTTTTATGAGAAGGTATGTTGACATTTTTTCTTTTCGTAATTCGTAATTTGTAATTCGTAATCAGAGATTAGAAAAACTGCCCGGTTCGGGCAACTTTTCACTATTCACGATTAGTTATCGTTATTAGTTATTCGTTTTCCACTGACAAGATTCTGAACAACTTTTACATCATTCAACAACGGTTTGTGAGCAGGCTCCGGAAGTGTATAATGATTTTGTGTGATCACTGAATGTCTGTCGAAGTTTGTTGGGCCATCGATCTGCCAATCGGAAGCTGCCTTTTTTTCGAAACGACAATCGTTACAGATCCAATCCTTCACTTCAGCATATTGATCCTTTCTTCCTGTAACACGATATACTTCCTCGCCTTTCATCCATAGTGTAACTTTTCCGGCGCACTTTGGACAATCGCGATGAGCATCAACTGGATTAGCAAACCACACACGCGATTTGAAACGGAACGTTCGATCTGTCAATGCACCAACGGGACAAACGTCGATCATGTTTCCGGAGAAATCATTATCGACTGCTTTCTGAATATATGTACTGATCTCAGAAACATCACCACGATTCATTACACCGTGTACACGTTTATCTGTGATCTGGTCAGCAACTTTCACACAACGGTAACATAGAATGCAACGCGTCATGTGTAATTTGATCTTTGAACCGATATCAATCTTATCAAATGTTCTCCGAGAAAATTCGTAACGTGTTTTTGCCAGACCATGTTCATAAGCAAGATCCTGCAAATGACATTCACCGGCCTGATCGCAGATCGGACAATCAAGCGGATGGTTGATCAATAAAAACTCAACCACTCCCGCACGTGCTTCCATCAAGTCAGGTGAAGTAATATTCTGCACTTC
The nucleotide sequence above comes from Bacteroidota bacterium. Encoded proteins:
- the nuoH gene encoding NADH-quinone oxidoreductase subunit NuoH encodes the protein MSTYLLIKIIIIVSVFLISLLVAMYSTYAERKVAAFMQDRLGPNRAGPFGILQPLADGVKMFMKEEIIPNVSSKFLFILGPSLAMLTACMTSAVIPWGKGLSIGGNFYPVQATDVNIGILYIFGVVSIGVYGIMIGGWASNNKYSLLGALRASSQMISYEIAMGLAIIALVMMTGTLSVREIAEQQWGGRWNAFYQPLGCLIFIICAFAETNRAPFDLPECETELVGGYHTEYSSMKLGFYLFAEYINMFISSAVISTLYFGGYNMPFIERFVTDPNWLSMIGTAFLFGKIFFFIFFFMWIRWTLPRFRYDQLMNLGWKILLPLSIANIFVTGMIMWWTGKLG
- a CDS encoding (2Fe-2S)-binding protein, which translates into the protein MAKVTIDGKSIEVPDGTTILNAARMIGGEIVPPAMCYYSSLKTSGGYCRTCIVKVTKGSEKDPRPMPKPVASCRTTVMDGMEVQNITSPDLMEARAGVVEFLLINHPLDCPICDQAGECHLQDLAYEHGLAKTRYEFSRRTFDKIDIGSKIKLHMTRCILCYRCVKVADQITDKRVHGVMNRGDVSEISTYIQKAVDNDFSGNMIDVCPVGALTDRTFRFKSRVWFANPVDAHRDCPKCAGKVTLWMKGEEVYRVTGRKDQYAEVKDWICNDCRFEKKAASDWQIDGPTNFDRHSVITQNHYTLPEPAHKPLLNDVKVVQNLVSGKRITNNDN